A window of Fragaria vesca subsp. vesca linkage group LG7, FraVesHawaii_1.0, whole genome shotgun sequence contains these coding sequences:
- the LOC101312088 gene encoding CAAX prenyl protease 1 homolog, with product MAFPFLEAVIGFMILMYNFETYLDLRQHAALKLPTLPRTLEGVISQEKFEKSRAYCLERSNFHFVHDFVTLLMDTAILFYRILPWFWKKSGDFVVLAGLNAENEIRHTLSFLAGVMIWEQITDLPFSLYSTFVIEARHGFNKQTIWLFLKDMLKEMCLSVILAPPIVSAIIVIVQNGGAYLVIYLWTFMLVLSFVMMTIYPTLIAPLFNKFTPLPEGQLREKIEKFASSLKFPLKKLFVVDGSIRSSHSNAYMYGFFKNKRIVLYDTLIQQCKNDEEIVAVLAHELGHWKLNHSVYLFISRQIRTLLHFGGYALLRNSSSLFQSFGFDTQPVIIGLIIFQYTITPIQYLVNFARNLVSRAFEFQADAFAKKLGYASSLRASLVRLQEENLSAMNTDPWYSAYHYSHPPLVERLAAIGETDKKAD from the exons ATGGCGTTCCCATTCTTGGAAGCTGTTATCG GTTTTATGATTTTGATGTACAACTTTGAAACTTATTTGGATTTGCGCCAACATGCTGCTCTTAAACTTCCAACACTTCCTAGAACCTTGGAAGGAGTAATAAGCCAAGAAAAATTTGAGAAGTCGCGAGCCTACTGTCTTGAAAGAAG CAACTTCCATTTTGTTCACGATTTTGTGACATTACTTATGGACACAGCAATTTTGTTCTATCGGATTTTGCCTTGGTTTTGGAAG AAATCAGGAGATTTTGTGGTCTTAGCTGGCCTAAATGCCGAAAATGAAATACGGCATACCCTTTCTTTTTTAGCTGGTGTGATGATCTGGGAACAG ATCACAGATCTACCATTTTCTCTCTATTCCACATTCGTGATTGAGGCTCGTCATGGTTTCAATAAG CAAACAATATGGTTGTTCTTGAAAGACATGTTAAAAGAAATGTGTCTTTCTGTTATTCTTGCCCCACCTATTGTGTCTGCAATCATTGTGATTGTACAG AATGGAGGTGCTTACTTGGTCATTTATCTTTGGACATTCATGCTTGTCCTCTCTTTTGTGATGATGACGATCTACCCTACTTTAATAGCCCCACTCTTCAACAAGTTCACCCCT CTTCCGGAGGGTCAGCTGAGGGAGAAAATTGAGAAGTTCGCTTCTTCCCTCAAGTTTCCATTGAAGAAGTTGTTTGTTGTTGATGGATCTATAAGGTCAAGTCACAGCAAT GCCTATATGTATGGATTTTTCAAGAACAAGAGGATTGTTCTTTATGATACACTGATCCAGCAG TGCAAAAATGATGAGGAAATTGTAGCTGTTCTAGCTCATGAGCTAGGCCATTGGAAGCTTAATCACAGTGTTTACTTATTCATTTCTAGGCAG ATCCGTACACTTTTACACTTCGGGGGATATGCTCTCCTGAGAAACTCCAGCAGTCTGTTTCAGAGTTTCGGGTTTGACACTCAACCAGTAATTATTGGTCTCATCATATTTCAG TATACCATAACACCTATCCAGTACCTTGTAAACTTCGCTCGTAACCTTGTGAGCCGAGCTTTTGAGTTTCAG GCTGATGCTTTTGCTAAGAAACTTGGTTATGCCTCTTCACTCCGAGCCAGTCTTGTTAGGCTACAG GAAGAGAACTTGTCAGCTATGAACACTGATCCTTGGTACTCGGCATATCACTATTCACATCCCCCACTTGTTGAAAGGTTGGCTGCAATCGGTGAAACAGACAAGAAAGCAGACTGA